In Scheffersomyces stipitis CBS 6054 chromosome 8, complete sequence, one DNA window encodes the following:
- a CDS encoding uridine kinase activity produces the protein MTHEEYKQVVVIAFGGPSSSGKTTCAKAVHSLIKNSRLIHLDDFYLADHLIPVDPVTGQQNWDVPEALDFARFTSYIKSIRQSHNLEDKIDTLEPDTNLKLTAQEVQQFEAKIAQNIPDLDNTLLVLVDGFMLFHDREIIQLFDVKLFFHASFETLKNRRESRKGYNTVEGFWVDPPNYFRDMVWPAYESSHKYLFENKDVDGVLKSEYKTQYQIHDIRNETGVKLYEVVDWSLQHIFAMVKRL, from the coding sequence ATGACCCACGAGGAGTATAAGCAGGTTGTAGTGATAGCTTTTGGGggaccttcttcttcgggAAAGACCACTTGTGCCAAAGCTGTGCAttccttgatcaagaattCCAGGTTGATTCATCTTGATGATTTCTATTTAGCTGACCACCTCATCCCTGTTGATCCCGTTACTGGTCAACAGAACTGGGACGTTCCAGAGGCTCTTGACTTCGCACGTTTCACATCTTACATCAAATCAATAAGACAGAGCCATAATCTAGAAGACAAGATCGACACATTGGAACCTGACacgaatttgaaattgactGCTCAAGAAGTGCAGCAGTTTGAAGCCAAGATCGCTCAAAATATACCGGATCTAGATAACACCTTGCTTGTGTTGGTGGACGGATTTATGTTGTTTCATGATCGTGAAATTATTCAGTTGTTTGATGTAAAGCTATTTTTCCATGCATCATTTGAAACACttaaaaatagaagagaGCTGCGAAAGGGCTACAACACCGTAGAGGGATTCTGGGTGGATCCTCCAAACTACTTCCGTGACATGGTTTGGCCAGCGTATGAATCTAGCCACAAATATCTCTTTGAAAATAAGGATGTCGATGGCGTGTTGAAATCAGAGTATAAGACGCAATACCAAATCCACGATATACGAAATGAAACAGGGGTGAAATTGTACGAAGTTGTAGACTGGCTGCTCCAACACATATTCGCCATGGTCAAGCGGTTGTAG
- the YNN2 gene encoding Predicted P-loop ATPase fused to an acetyltransferase: MGKKAIDARIPSLIRNGVQEKERSFFFIVGDKARFQLPNLHYLMMSADLKMNKSVLWAYKKKLQGFTSHRQKREAKIKKDVKRGIRDVNEQDPFEAFISNQSIRYVYYKETEKILGNTYGMCILQDFEALTPNLLARTIETVEGGGIIVIMLKSMTSLKQLYTMSMDIHSRYRTEAHDDVVARFNERFLLSLGSCENCLVVDDELNVLPVSGGKHVKALPPKDDDELSPKAQELKELKESLAEVQPAGSLVGLSKTVNQAQAILTFIDVISEKTLRSTVTLTAGRGRGKSAALGIAIAAAISHGYSNIFVTSPSPENLKTLFEFIFRGFDALGYNEHMDYDIIQSTNPSFNKAIVRVDVKREHRQTIQYISPSDHQVLGQAELVIIDEAAAIPLPVVKKLMGPYLIFMASTINGYEGTGRSLSLKLIQQLRNQSQNNNRENSQTAVISRDSKHSEQETVARTLREVVLDEPIRYAPGDKVEKWLNKLLCLDVSLSKNAKFATKGTPHPSQCNLFYVNRDTLFSYHPVSEAFLQKMMALYVASHYKNSPNDLQLMSDAPAHQLYVLLPPIEAGDNRIPDPLCVVQLALEGEISKESVRKSLSRGQRAGGDLIPWLISQQFQDEEFASLSGARVVRIATNPEYAGMGYGSRALELLQDYFQGKFTDISESNELKETSITRVSEQELAKGSLKDEIKLRDAKSLPPLLLKLSEKAPYYLHYLGVSYGLTPNLHKFWKKSGFVPVYLRQTANDLTGEHTAVMLNVLPGRDNAWLQEYSKDFHKRFLQLLSYEFKKFPAAQALNIIQATEAGESSEKKVKKLTRDQLDEYLSPFDLKRLDSYANNLLDYHVIVDMLPLIAHIFFSKRTGNDVNLSSVQSAILLAIGLQHKDMDQISGELNLPSNQSMAMFAKIVRKFSVYFRAVLSRAIEDSMPVFEDEAVKEMDGQAEHIDYKAIEKEMKEDLDAAGNEAMKELREKQRELINAINLDRYAIADEADWDASGDLSKAVKGKGVVSVKSKSKRKTTESASDIFEQEMKSVSKKPKKSKK, encoded by the coding sequence ATGGGTAAGAAGGCTATCGACGCACGTATTCCGTCGCTTATCCGGAATGGAGTCcaggaaaaagaaagaagttttTTCTTCATAGTGGGGGATAAAGCCCGTTTTCAGCTCCCAAACTTGCACTATTTGATGATGTCTGCtgatttgaagatgaacaaaTCGGTATTGTGGGcttacaagaagaaattgcaagGCTTCACTTCTCACAGACAAAAACGAGAAGcaaagatcaagaaggatGTCAAAAGAGGAATCAGAGATGTTAATGAACAGGATCCGTTTGAAGCATTCATCTCCAACCAGCTGATCAGATATGTTTACTACAAGGAGACCGAGAAGATCTTGGGTAACACCTACGGGATGTGTATCTTGCAAGATTTCGAAGCTCTTACGCCAAACTTATTGGCCCGTACCATTGAAACAGTCGAAGGTGGTGGTATTATTGTCATCATGTTAAAGTCGATGACTTCTTTGAAGCAGTTGTACACCATGTCTATGGATATCCATTCTCGTTACAGAACCGAAGCCCATGACGATGTGGTAGCCAGATTCAACGAGAGATTCTTGTTATCGTTGGGATCGTGCGAAAACTGTTTGGTTGTAGATGACGAATTGAACGTCTTGCCTGTCTCTGGAGGAAAGCATGTGAAGGCTCTTCCACCTAAAGACGATGATGAATTGTCGCCAAAGGctcaagaattgaaggaattgaaggagAGTTTGGCAGAAGTCCAACCAGCTGGATCATTAGTAGGCTTGTCTAAGACCGTAAACCAGGCCCAGGCTATCTTGACATTCATTGATGtcatttctgaaaagaCTTTGAGAAGCACTGTAACCTTGACTGCCGGCAGAGGTCGTGGTAAATCCGCTGCCTTGGGTATTGCCATTGCTGCTGCCATTTCCCACGGGTACTCCAACATTTTTGTCACCTCTCCCTCTCcagagaacttgaagacattGTTCgaattcatcttcagagGTTTCGATGCCTTAGGATATAACGAACACATGGACTATGATATCATTCAGTCTACCAATCCTTCATTCAACAAGGCTATAGTGAGAGTCGACGTCAAGCGTGAACACCGTCAAACTATCCAGTACATCTCTCCTAGTGATCACCAAGTCTTGGGTCAGGCCGAGTTAGTCATTATCGAtgaagctgctgctatCCCCTTGCCCGtagtcaagaagttgatgggCCCATACTTGATCTTCATGGCATCTACTATCAACGGTTATGAAGGTACCGGTAGATCGTTGtcattgaaattgattcaaCAGTTGCGTAACCAGTCTCAAAACAATAATAGAGAAAACAGCCAGACTGCCGTCATTTCCAGAGACAGCAAGCATAGCGAACAGGAAACTGTAGCCAGAACTTTGCGTGAAGTAGTATTAGATGAACCCATCAGATATGCTCCAGGAGACAAGGTTGAAAAGtggttgaacaagttgttgtgTTTGGATGTCTCCTTGTCCAAGAATGCGAAGTTCGCCACTAAAGGTACACCACACCCTTCGCAGTGTAACTTGTTCTACGTTAATAGAGACACCTTGTTTTCATACCATCCTGTTTCCGAGGCTTTCTTGCAGAAGATGATGGCTCTCTACGTGGCATCGCATTACAAGAATTCACCAAATGACTTACAGTTGATGAGTGATGCTCCAGCGCACCAGTTATACGTGTTGTTACCACCAATTGAGGCTGGAGACAACAGAATTCCTGATCCATTGTGTGTAGTTCAATTGGCTTTGGAGGGTGAAATTTCCAAGGAAAGTGTACGTAAGTCCCTTTCCAGAGGTCAAAGAGCAGGTGGTGATTTGATACCGTGGTTGATTTCacaacaattccaagatgaagagttTGCTTCTTTGTCTGGAGCCAGAGTTGTGAGAATTGCTACTAATCCAGAATACGCTGGTATGGGTTATGGATCCAGAGCACTTGAGTTGTTGCAAGACTACTTCCAGGGTAAGTTCACTGATATCAGCGAGTCTAACGAATTGAAAGAGACTTCTATCACGAGAGTCTCCGAGCAAGAGTTGGCCAAGGGCTCATTGAAAGATGAAATAAAGTTGAGAGACGCTAAGAGTTTACCACCTTTACTTTTGAAGTTATCTGAAAAGGCTCCTTATTATTTACATTACTTAGGTGTTTCCTACGGGTTGACACCTAATTTGCAcaagttctggaagaaaTCTGGATTCGTACCAGTATACTTGAGACAGACTGCCAACGATCTTACTGGTGAACACACTGCTGTGATGTTGAACGTCTTGCCAGGTCGTGACAACGCCTGGTTGCAAGAGTACTCCAAGGACTTCCATAAGAGATTCTTGCAGTTGTTGTCGTAtgagttcaagaaattccCAGCAGCTCAAGCCTTAAATATTATACAGGCTACTGAAGCTGGGGAAAGCtcagagaagaaggtcAAAAAATTGACCAGAGACCAATTGGACGAGTACCTTTCACCATTCGACTTGAAGAGGTTGGACTCGTatgccaacaacttgttggattACCACGTTATTGTGGACATGTTGCCTTTGATTGCCCATATATTTTTCTCCAAAAGAACTGGCAATGATGTCAATTTGTCTTCAGTGCAGAGTGCCATCTTGTTAGCTATTGGCTTACAACACAAGGATATGGACCAGATCTCGGGTGAGTTGAATCTTCCTTCTAACCAGTCGATGGCCATGTTTGCTAAAATCGTTCGTAAGTTCTCTGTGTATTTCAGAGCCGTACTTAGCAGGGCAATTGAAGACTCAATGCCCGtgtttgaagatgaagctgTTAAGGAAATGGACGGACAGGCTGAACATATTGACTACAAGGCtatagaaaaagaaatgaaagaagACTTAGACGCTGCTGGGAACGAAGCAATGAAGGAGTTGAGGGAGAAGCAGCGTGAGTTGATCAATGCCATCAATTTAGACAGGTATGCCATCGCAGATGAAGCCGACTGGGACGCTTCTGGTGACTTGAGCAAGGCAGTTAAGGGCAAGGGAGTGGTCAGTGTCAAGAGCAAGTCCAAGCGTAAGACTACAGAGAGTGCCAGCGACATTTTCGAGCAAGAGATGAAGCTGGTATCGAAGAAGCCcaagaaatcgaaaaaATAA
- the LSM2 gene encoding snRNA-associated protein, Sm class (go_component nucleus; small nucleolar ribonucleoprotein complex), translating into MLFFSFFKTLVDQEVTVELKNDIEIKGTLKSVDQYLNLKLDNISCVNGTNYPHLHSVKNLFIRGSTVRYVHMSPNSVDCTLLQDASRRGMYKEI; encoded by the coding sequence AtgcttttcttcagtttcttcaagactCTTGTAGACCAAGAAGTCACTGTCGAGTTAAAGAACGACATCGAAATCAAGGGAACCTTGAAGTCTGTAGACCAatacttgaacttgaagttggacaaCATCTCGTGTGTGAATGGAACCAACTATCCCCATTTGCATTCAGTGAAAAACTTGTTTATCAGAGGTTCCACTGTTCGTTATGTCCACATGAGTCCAAACTCAGTTGATTGCACATTGTTGCAGGATGCTTCCAGAAGAGGTATGTATAAAGAGATATGA
- the BOP3 gene encoding hypothetical protein (Predicted signal transduction protein) produces SSQPKSFHHLTADHITDSSNEVKKSPGSKKPSPSNQKFLSTLKNFNIDRSKYKHYGHQSSMNTQVISNENGSTDNKNESANNNKIIIDELISDILGLPEQVLHEDSVWPYNIETLNEILRYKVEQEKTKQESMKNELGATAVELLKMAKSMDISSDLIPILFISNSISIDHIISQIEKLKSEPSEVIDELSRKSKEMEPAIANSSNKRKHSDTHIKSSSNIVSPLRSPNKSPTTGHRRVVSGSDATSRETKTSTSSPHMHPSQLPLPPTSIPQQQGSQQHSPIIAPQMAPQGMYPIYYTPNSSAVISTKEQNGGKTLGSPYSQKYQPVMYPPPPANQPYQPGYIAQPPQYQYFVPSPPANSGSYMVQAPPVVRMTPQQSQQKQQPVPSHQFQTPPESNSGIIHDESPYKKQKSSGKNTSINFMITTPKNPPARKYNNPSKEKQ; encoded by the exons TCATCCCAGCCGAAGAGCTTTCATCA CTTGACAGCTGATCATATCACTGATCTGTCGAATGAAGTAAAGAAATCTCCAGGTTCAAAGAAACCTTCTCCGTCTAACCAGAAATTTCTTTCcactttgaagaacttcaatatAGATAGATCCAAATACAAACATTACGGCCACCAATCGCTGATGAATACTCA AGTTATACtgaatgaaaatggaagtaCAGATAATAAAAACGAAAGTGCtaacaacaacaaaataATTATCGATGAACTAATTTCAGACATTCTTGGTCTTCCAGAACAGGTTTTGCATGAGGACTCAGTGTGGCCCTACAATATCGAGACGTTGAATGAAATCCTCAGATATAAAGtcgaacaagaaaagactAAACAAGAATCCATGAAGAATGAATTAGGTGCTACAGCTGTCGAACTACTTAAGATGGCTAAATCTATGGATATATCCAGTGATTTGATACCAATTTTGTTTATTTCCAACTCTATTTCGATTGATCATATCATATCACAGATCGAGAAACTCAAAAGTGAACCATCAGAAGTAATTGACGAGCTCTCTAGAAAGTCAAAAGAAATGGAACCAGCTATTGCCAA ttcttccaacaagagaaagcaTTCAGATACCCA CATTAAGTCTAGCAGCAACATCGTTTCTCCATTGAGATCTCCAAATAAGCTGCCAACGACTGGTCATAGAAGAGTTGTGTCTGGAAGTGACGCCACGAGCCGCGAGACTAAAACTTCCACCAGCTCTCCTCACATGCACCCTTCCCAATTACCACTTCCTCCTACATCTATACCCCAACAGCAAGGACTGCAACAACACCTGCCTATAATAGCACCACAGATGGCGCCACAAGGCATGTATCCAATTTATTATACCCCAAACAGTCTGGCAGTTATTTCTACAAAGGAACAAAACGGAGGTAAGACGTTAGGTTCTCCATACTCCCAGAAGTATCAACCTGTAATGTACCCTCCTCCTCCGGCCAATCAACCATACCAACCTGGCTACATCGCTCAACCTCCACAATACCAGTACTTTGTCCCATCTCCTCCTGCAAACTCTGGCTCGTACATGGTCCAAGCACCACCTGTGGTGAGGATGACTCCGCAACAACTGCAACAGAAGCAACAGCCTGTTCCTTCACATCAATTCCAGACTCCTCCAGAGCTGAACTCAGGAATC ATCCACGACGAGAGTCCCTacaagaagcagaagtCGTCAGGCAAGAACACTAGCATTAACTTCATGATCACTACACCAAAGAATCCGCCTGCACGCAAGTATAATAACCCTAGTAAGGAGAAGCAATAA
- the NDT802 gene encoding DNA binding transcription factor (activates middle sporulation genes): SSKQYKIGPPMTKTVILRQTYLSSNGELINPLIWARIDRGFDFKNGEWIGYKRNYFTLVSSFEFPQKELSILENDSVYLLDPEGTQVPVHFFALRLISTCIEDNFEAPLAQHTAKRDRGPSYPPRITPVIPARIPSHLVMKENANIRNLSKLKLFNRYFYLDPQHRKKVKPKSMLNTYPEMEVSRAVNYDRVQYAASFQYRKSPPGKRHYVLRVELLAYPKDMSPITVAYTETPPLIVRGRSPSSY, encoded by the coding sequence TCTTCAAAACAATATAAGATAGGGCCACCAATGACCAAAACTGTCATTCTACGTCAGACGTATTTGTCTTCCAATGGCGAACTCATCAACCCCCTAATTTGGGCTAGAATAGATAGAGGGTTTGACTTCAAAAACGGCGAATGGATAGGATACAAGAGAAACTACTTTACCTTGGTATCGTCTTTTGAGTTTCCACAGAAAGaactttcaattcttgaaaatgacagTGTCTATTTGCTTGATCCTGAGGGAACCCAAGTGCCTGTTCATTTCTTTGCTCTAAGGCTCATTTCCACATGTATAGAAGACAACTTTGAGGCTCCGTTGGCACAACATACAGCAAAAAGAGACAGAGGACCGCTGTATCCTCCGCGCATCACTCCTGTTATTCCAGCCAGGATTCCTAGTCATCTAGTCATGAAAGAGAATGCCAACATAAGAAACTTACTGAAGCTCAAGCTATTCAATAGGTACTTTTATTTGGATCCTCAACACAGGAAGAAGGTAAAGCCAAAATCAATGCTAAATACTTATCCTGAAATGGAAGTTTCGAGGGCCGTAAACTACGATAGAGTCCAATATGCTGCTTCCTTTCAATATAGAAAATCCCCCCCTGGAAAGAGGCACTATGTGCTAAGGGTTGAACTTCTAGCATACCCGAAGGATATGAGTCCGATTACTGTAGCTTATACGGAAACCCCACCACTAATAGTCCGGGGAAGATCACCTTCCAGTTAT